GTGACTTCCCACGTCATCTGCATGCCGCCGTTGTCGATGGGCGTGGCGTCCAGCAGCTTCATGCGGCCGCGAAGCCGGCTTCCGACCGGCACGGGCGCCATGAAACGCACCTTGTTCAGGCCGTAATTCACACCCATCCGGGAGCCGGTGATCTCGAACGAGGCGTCAAAAAACACCGGCAGCAGCGACAGCGTCAGGAAGCCGTGCGCAATCGTTGCGCCAAACGGCCCGCTGGCGGCTTTTTCAGGATCGACATGAATCCACTGGTGGTCGCCGGTGGCGTCGGCAAACAGCTTGACCCGCGCCTGGGTGATGGTGATCCAGTCGCTGACGGCGACTTCCTGGCCAGCGCAGGCGGCCAGTTCGGACAGGGTTTGAAAGGTTTTCATGGCCCGACTTTAGCGGCCGGCTGGCAAAAACAGCGACCCGCCTGTCGAATCGGTGACATGGGTTAGCGCCGGCGAAGCGCAACAGCCAGCGCCACGCTGCTTTTCCGCTATGGTTCACCCACGCAACGACGCTCTGGATACCTTCATGACCCACGCCCCCGCCTGGCTGATCAACAGCTTCATCTATCTGGCCGCCGCCGTGGTCGCCGTGCCGCTGGCCAAAAAGCTCGGCCTGGGCTCGATCATCGGCTACCTGGCCGCCGGCATCGCCATCGGGCCGTGGGGGCTGGGCCTGGTCACCAACGTGCAGGACATCCTTCACTTTGCCGAGTTCGGCGTGGTGCTGATGCTGTTCCTGATCGGCCTGGAACTCGAACCCAGGCGCCTGTGGAGCCTGCGCCGGCCGATCTTCGGCTGGGGCAGCGCCCAGCTGCTGAGCTGTGCTGGATTGCTGACCGGCATGGCGATGGCGTTTGGTATCCACTGGACGACCGCGCTGGTGGCCGGACTCGGCCTGGCGCTGTCATCGACGGCGATTGCGCTGCAATCGATCAACGAGCGCAACCTGATGCGCACCTCCAGCGGCCAGGCCGGTTTTTCGATTTTGCTGTTCCAGGACGTGGCGGCCATCCCGATTCTGGCGCTGCTCCCGCTGCTGGGCGCCATTGGAGGAGAAAATGAGGCGGTTGCGCAGACCAGCCGTGCACTTGAAGCTATAAAAATAGTAGCAGCGATTGCCAGCATCATCCTCGGCGGCCGGCTGCTGCTGCGGCCGGTGCTGCGCTGGATCGCCAACAGCGGCACGCCCGAAATCTTCACCGCCGCGTCGCTGCTGCTGGTGGTCGGCATTGCCGCCTTGATGCAGCTGGTCGGGCTGTCGATGGCGCTGGGCGCTTTCCTGGCCGGTGTGCTGCTGGCTGAAAGCGAATACCGGCGCGAACTGGAAACCGACATCGAGCCGTTCAAGGCGCTGCTGCTGGGCCTGTTCTTCATCGCCGTGGGTATGAGCATCGACTTTGGCGTGCTGTGGAAATTTCCGGGACAGATGCTGGCCATCCTGGCAGGCTTTCTGGGCCTCAAGCTGCTGGCGATTTACGGCCTGGCCTATGCCATGAAGCTGCCCTACCAGGAGCGGCCGGTGTTTGCGCTGCTGCTGGCGCAGGGCGGCGAATTTGCCTTCGTGGTGTTCCAGGCGGCCGCCGGCGCCAGCGTGTTCTCGCCGGAAACCGCATCGCTACTGATCGGCGCGGTGGCGCTGTCCATGCTCATCAGCCCGCTGCTGCTGGTGGCCATCGACAAGCTGGTCTTGCCGCGCTATGCCAACGGCAAGAAATCGACGCTGGAAGAAATCTCGGAGCCGCAGGAAGCGCCAGTCATCATTGCCGGCTTCGGCCGCTATGGCCAGATCGTCGGACGCATGCTGCTGGCGCAAGGCATTTCGGCCACCGTGCTCGACCACGACGCAGATCTGATTGAAACCGTGCGCGCCTTTGGCTACCGCGTGTTCTACGGCGACGCCACGCGGCTCGATTTGCTGCGCACGGCGGGCGCGGCGCAGGCGAAGATTCTGGTGCTGTCGGTCGATGACGTGGAGCAGTCGCTGAAAATCGTCGATGTGGTGCGCGAGAACTTTCCGCAACTGCAGATCGTCGCCAGAGCCCGCGATGTGACGCACTGGAACGCGCTGCGCGACCGGGGCGTGATGCGCGTCGAGCGCGAACTGTTCGAGTCCAGCCTGCGCAGCGCCCGCACTGTGCTGGAACTGCTGGGCCAGTCGCAAGAGCTAGCGCAGCAAGCCGCCGGGCGCTTTCGCCAGCACAACCTGGAGCTGTTCGAGCGCATGTACCCGCACCGCAACGACCGCGAAAAAGTGATTGCCGTGGCCCGGCAGGGACGGCTGCAGTTAGAGGCGCAGATGAAGCAGGAGCGCGAGCAGCTGGCGCAGCAAGCCAAGGGTTCGCAGGACTGACATAGTGATGAAATAAGGCTTTTGCGCAATATAGGCGGGCGCAAGCAGCTACTTCTTTAGTAGCAACAAGAAGTTGCGACTCAGGGCAGCAGACGTGCCTGACCGTTCTCGAACCACGCGGCATCGAAGCCGTCTCGCAACAGCACCGTCCTTGTCGTGGCCAAACCCGTCACGCAAGCGCGATCAAGGTACTTGGCAAGAGTGCTGGCATCTTCGCTGATCAAATGGCTGATGAGTTCACACTCACACTGCGCCAAAAGTTTGAAGTCATCCTTGACCCGCACCCGGTCGTCTTCCGGGTCACGCGCCATCTTTCGAATGATCACGCCGCACAGCATGGCGTGATCCACATTGAATGGCAGCACCACGAAGTTACGCAAAGGCAAGTCGTTGATGGCCTGCTTGACCTGGAACTCCGAAATCACAATCGTGGACAGATACATAGGCACCTGCCGCTGCACACATTCCCGGTAATACTGGACGGCTGCCGCATGGTTGGCACGCGTGGGGTCGCTAAAGGTGATCAGGAAGCTGGTGTCCAGCAGCACGCTGTTCAATGCGTGCCTCCGCGCAGTTCATCGACCCAGGCTGTGGCGTCGGGCACATCCTTCCAGGCCGTGGCGCCCCGGCGCATCAGGCGCGCCAATTCGTCCTCATCCACCTTGGGCGCGTATTCCACGAACTCGACCAGCCGGGCGTTGCGCAAATCACGCGTCACCACGTTGTAGTCGGCCTTGATACGCAGCATGGCCACCTTGTAGAGACGATTCACCGTGTCATCTTTCAGGACATTGCGCTCGGTTGTCACCTTCAGGGTGCGCCCGTCAGGCAGCTTCACATGGGCATTGGCCTTGGTCGCGCCGCCAAGGTCCTGAATTTCGCCGCGAATGTAGCGCTCCACCTGCACCCACTGGTCGGCATCGTCGGAGTGATAGTCTGACTCCGAATCGATCAGGATCGGCCGCTCTAGGAAAGATGCCGTGATGCGATAGGCAAGCTGGCGCGTCTGGCGGGCTGCGCGTTGCCAGCGCTCCATCACTTCACGGCGTTTGGCATCCACGCCGTCCAGCAACTCAGTGACCAGCAAAGCGCTTAAATCGCCGAACAAACGGGGGGCAGCCGAAAGCGGCATGGATTCAATCGCCAACGAACCCTTGCGAATGGCAACTTCCAGCGTTTTGGTATCGACCTCTTTTCCATCGCCCCTGAAAAATGCAGCGACGTCGGTGGAAAAATCGGCCAGATCGGACAAGCGCACCCGATCGGGACTGGTTTCAAAACCGGCCGAGTGGTCAATCAATGCGATGGTGATACGCTGTGCTTGCATGGTTCAAACCATTTTAGGCTTCATGGCACTGGCGTGTGCAGACGATGCAATAAATCAGTATCTGCATAAGAAAAATCCGCATTTCGCACGACTGATATGCACAAGCAGCTATCATTTCAATAGCACTCAGGCCACCCCGTCCCACAGCAGCTTGACGCCCGTCAAAAACATGCCGCCATAAAGAAAGCGGTAAAACCACAGCGGGCTGATGGTTCTGGCCAGGCGCACGCCGATCCACACGCCCACCGGCGCCAGCGGCAGCAACACCAGCGAAGTCGCCATGTTGCGCAGGTCAAGCAGGCCGAGCCAGGCGTAGGGAATCCACTTGGACAGGTTGATCACGAAAAAGAAAAACGCCATGGTGGCGGTGTATTTGACCGGACTGAGCCGCAACGGAATGACGTAGGCGCTGATCGGCGGGCCGCCCGCGTGGGCGACGAAGCTGGTGAAACCCGAGGTCACGGTCAGCAGCGCGCCCAGCCATTTGGGCGGCGGCGGGCTGTCGGGCCGGGGAGCAAACAGCAGGCGCTGCGCCAAAAACAGCAGCGTGAAGCCGCCGACGATGGCCGCGACCGTGCGGGCATCGAGCACCCGGAACAAGAGCGCGCCCGCCACCGTTCCCAGCAGGCCAAAGGGCACGAGGAACTTCAAAAACTGGAAGTCGAAATCCTTGCGGAATGCAGCGATGCCGAGCAGGTCCATGAGGAGGAGCAGCGGCATCAAAATCGCCGCTGCCTGCGGCACCGTGACGGCCAGCGCAATCATCGGCACGGCCAGCGAGCCAAAGCCGGCGCCGAAACCGCTTTTGCTGATGCCCAGCAGCAGCACGGCAGGAATGGCCACGGCGTAAAAGAAGGGGTCGGTGATCAGCGGAAAGTCCACGGCGGCAAGTCTTTCTGGCCCCCGTCGCGTAGCCAGGCTGGAGGGGACACAACAAAGTGCGCCATGTTACCCGCCGGGCCGCAGCCGCAGGCAGCGATGACAATAGCCGCATGCTTGCTGACATTCAATCCTGGGGAGAAACGCTGCGCCTGCTGGTCGAGCTGGCCGGCACGGCCGCCTTTGCCTTGTCGGGCCTGCTCGAAGCGGCGCGCAAACGGCTGGACGCCGTCGGGGTTTGCGTGGTGGCCTGTGTGACGGCCTTCGGCGGCGGCACGCTGCGCGACCTGCTGCTGGACCGGCGGCCGTTTTTCTGGGTCCAGCATGTCGAGCTGCTCTGGGGCGTGATGGCGCTATGCGTGCTGGTGATGCTGTTCATGCGCCAGCGGCATTTCGAAGTGACCGAGAAAGCGATCCAGTGGCCCGATGCGCTGGGGCTGGGCCTGTTCACCGCCACCGGCGTTCACCTGGCGCTCAATGAGCAGATGCCGATACTGGTCGCCGTGCTGATGGGCGTGACGACCGGCGTGTTCGGCGGCGTGCTGCGCGATGTGGTCTGCAATGAAGTGCCCACGGCCTTTCGTGACCACCGGCCGTATGCGGTCTGCGCATTTGCCGGCGGCTGGATTTACGCCGGGCTTGGGCTGCTTGACGCGCCGGGCTGGGTGGCGCTGGTGGCCTGCGTCGCCGTGACCGCAGGCCTGCGTCTCATGGCGCTGTGGCGCAACTGGGAACTGCCTGCCTGGCGGGTTTGACCCATCAATCCAGGCTCGCGCCGGACTCCTTCACGACCTTGCTCCATTTCGCCGATTCCTTCTGGATGAAGGCGGCAAACTGCGCCGGCGTTTCGCTGTACACCTCGGCGCCCTGCTCATTGATCTGTTTTTTGACTTCGGGCTTGGCCAGCACCTTGGCGATGGCGGTGTTGAGCCGGGTGACCACGGCGGGCGGCGTGGCTGCCGGCGCGAACAGGCCGAACCACGAGGTCGCCTCGTAGCCGGGCACGCCGGCTTCGGCGATGGTCGGCACGTCAGGCAGTTCGGGCGAACGCTTGGGCGTGGTCACGGCAATGGCGCGCAGCTTGCCCGAACGCACATGCTGGATGGCCGACGGCATGTTGTCGAACATGATGGCGACCTGGTTGCCCAGCAGGTCGGTCATGGCCGGGGCGCTGCCCTTGTAGGGAACGTGCTGCATGTCGACTTTCGCCATCGACTTGAACAGTTCCCCCGACAGGTGGATGGAGCTGCCGTTGCCCGACGAGCCGAAGTTGAGCTTGCCCGGATTGGCCTTGGCGTAGGCAATCAGTTCCTTGACGGTCTTGAAGGGCTGCGCCGGGTTGGCGACCAGCAGGTTGGGCACATTGGCCACGCGCGTCAGCGGCGCGAAATCCTTGACCGGGTCAAACGGCATTTTCTTGTACAGGCTGGCATTGATGGCATGCGTGCCGACCGTTCCCATGAACAGCGTGTAGCCGTCAGCCGCCGCCCGGGCCGCCGCCTGGCCGCCGATGTTGCCGCCCGCGCCGGCGCGGTTGTCAACAATG
This DNA window, taken from Polaromonas hydrogenivorans, encodes the following:
- a CDS encoding sulfite exporter TauE/SafE family protein, with product MDFPLITDPFFYAVAIPAVLLLGISKSGFGAGFGSLAVPMIALAVTVPQAAAILMPLLLLMDLLGIAAFRKDFDFQFLKFLVPFGLLGTVAGALLFRVLDARTVAAIVGGFTLLFLAQRLLFAPRPDSPPPPKWLGALLTVTSGFTSFVAHAGGPPISAYVIPLRLSPVKYTATMAFFFFVINLSKWIPYAWLGLLDLRNMATSLVLLPLAPVGVWIGVRLARTISPLWFYRFLYGGMFLTGVKLLWDGVA
- a CDS encoding MaoC family dehydratase, giving the protein MKTFQTLSELAACAGQEVAVSDWITITQARVKLFADATGDHQWIHVDPEKAASGPFGATIAHGFLTLSLLPVFFDASFEITGSRMGVNYGLNKVRFMAPVPVGSRLRGRMKLLDATPIDNGGMQMTWEVTVEREGSAKPVCVAESLVRHYP
- a CDS encoding trimeric intracellular cation channel family protein; this encodes MLADIQSWGETLRLLVELAGTAAFALSGLLEAARKRLDAVGVCVVACVTAFGGGTLRDLLLDRRPFFWVQHVELLWGVMALCVLVMLFMRQRHFEVTEKAIQWPDALGLGLFTATGVHLALNEQMPILVAVLMGVTTGVFGGVLRDVVCNEVPTAFRDHRPYAVCAFAGGWIYAGLGLLDAPGWVALVACVAVTAGLRLMALWRNWELPAWRV
- a CDS encoding tripartite tricarboxylate transporter substrate binding protein: MSHSSVFTNASRRRFSLGALACAALLGSGLLAAVPAAAQAAYPSKTITIIVPFAAGGTTDILARIVGQALTAELGQTVIVDNRAGAGGNIGGQAAARAAADGYTLFMGTVGTHAINASLYKKMPFDPVKDFAPLTRVANVPNLLVANPAQPFKTVKELIAYAKANPGKLNFGSSGNGSSIHLSGELFKSMAKVDMQHVPYKGSAPAMTDLLGNQVAIMFDNMPSAIQHVRSGKLRAIAVTTPKRSPELPDVPTIAEAGVPGYEATSWFGLFAPAATPPAVVTRLNTAIAKVLAKPEVKKQINEQGAEVYSETPAQFAAFIQKESAKWSKVVKESGASLD
- a CDS encoding type II toxin-antitoxin system VapC family toxin, with translation MNSVLLDTSFLITFSDPTRANHAAAVQYYRECVQRQVPMYLSTIVISEFQVKQAINDLPLRNFVVLPFNVDHAMLCGVIIRKMARDPEDDRVRVKDDFKLLAQCECELISHLISEDASTLAKYLDRACVTGLATTRTVLLRDGFDAAWFENGQARLLP
- the kefC gene encoding glutathione-regulated potassium-efflux system protein KefC; the protein is MTHAPAWLINSFIYLAAAVVAVPLAKKLGLGSIIGYLAAGIAIGPWGLGLVTNVQDILHFAEFGVVLMLFLIGLELEPRRLWSLRRPIFGWGSAQLLSCAGLLTGMAMAFGIHWTTALVAGLGLALSSTAIALQSINERNLMRTSSGQAGFSILLFQDVAAIPILALLPLLGAIGGENEAVAQTSRALEAIKIVAAIASIILGGRLLLRPVLRWIANSGTPEIFTAASLLLVVGIAALMQLVGLSMALGAFLAGVLLAESEYRRELETDIEPFKALLLGLFFIAVGMSIDFGVLWKFPGQMLAILAGFLGLKLLAIYGLAYAMKLPYQERPVFALLLAQGGEFAFVVFQAAAGASVFSPETASLLIGAVALSMLISPLLLVAIDKLVLPRYANGKKSTLEEISEPQEAPVIIAGFGRYGQIVGRMLLAQGISATVLDHDADLIETVRAFGYRVFYGDATRLDLLRTAGAAQAKILVLSVDDVEQSLKIVDVVRENFPQLQIVARARDVTHWNALRDRGVMRVERELFESSLRSARTVLELLGQSQELAQQAAGRFRQHNLELFERMYPHRNDREKVIAVARQGRLQLEAQMKQEREQLAQQAKGSQD